One window of Brevibacterium pigmentatum genomic DNA carries:
- a CDS encoding EAL domain-containing protein produces MVEAVPDDELELEELVRSGGIETYFAPVVDALTFHRVGHQILQAPTGSPELGRAESENLRHAMRASTITGDIDASLRDSALRTAEGAGLPKSNRLFLHAEAESFATLEDRTGEPDRSVILQLDATRVASSPASVLRSVRSARAMGWGVGMSSVGADLRSTAFVPLVNPSVVGLHPDVLRIDCDSHLAELNRLLHAHLERTGAVILADGVETEDDLDRVRALGARFMSGPYFGEATKQPQAFSEPSEDALVSHYSRNLPALGTPYSISQGLRREPLVMNRELLVAQIAALEERALASGTATITLGVFGEDDEFSEATRLRYEKIRDTVGLTAMFSGGFDGPPIPGVRTGLVDASDPIRNEHGVVVVGPDWSGMVAASKRNDPGSDGQTVFDVYITTDRYTCVDAARSVLTRVAPLTATAKLRT; encoded by the coding sequence GTGGTCGAGGCCGTACCCGATGACGAGCTGGAGCTCGAGGAACTCGTGCGCTCGGGCGGGATCGAAACCTATTTCGCCCCCGTCGTCGACGCACTGACCTTCCACCGAGTCGGCCACCAGATTCTGCAGGCTCCCACGGGTTCCCCGGAGTTGGGTCGCGCCGAGTCGGAGAACCTGCGCCACGCCATGCGCGCCTCGACGATCACGGGTGATATCGATGCCTCTCTGCGTGACTCTGCGCTGCGCACGGCAGAAGGTGCCGGACTGCCGAAGTCGAACCGTCTGTTCCTCCATGCCGAAGCTGAGTCTTTCGCGACCCTCGAGGACCGCACCGGAGAACCCGACCGCTCGGTCATCCTCCAGCTCGACGCCACTCGGGTCGCCTCGTCCCCGGCCTCCGTGCTGCGCTCGGTGCGCTCCGCACGCGCCATGGGATGGGGAGTCGGCATGTCTTCTGTGGGCGCCGACCTGCGCAGCACCGCTTTCGTCCCGCTGGTCAATCCTTCGGTGGTCGGACTCCACCCGGACGTTCTGCGCATCGACTGCGATTCTCATCTGGCCGAACTCAACCGCCTTCTCCACGCCCACCTCGAGCGCACGGGAGCGGTCATCCTCGCCGACGGTGTCGAGACTGAAGACGACCTGGACCGTGTGCGTGCGCTCGGGGCACGGTTCATGTCCGGACCCTACTTCGGTGAGGCCACGAAGCAGCCGCAGGCGTTCTCCGAGCCGAGCGAGGATGCCCTCGTCTCTCACTACTCTCGCAATCTGCCTGCGCTGGGCACCCCGTATTCGATCTCTCAGGGACTGCGGCGCGAGCCTCTGGTGATGAACCGCGAACTTCTCGTCGCTCAGATCGCGGCATTGGAAGAACGCGCTCTGGCATCGGGTACCGCAACCATCACCCTCGGCGTGTTCGGGGAGGACGACGAATTCTCCGAGGCGACGCGACTCCGGTACGAGAAGATCCGGGACACCGTGGGGCTCACGGCGATGTTCTCCGGCGGCTTCGACGGACCGCCGATTCCGGGAGTGCGCACCGGACTCGTCGACGCGTCCGATCCCATCCGCAACGAACACGGCGTCGTCGTGGTCGGGCCGGACTGGTCGGGCATGGTTGCCGCGTCGAAACGCAACGACCCGGGCAGCGACGGACAGACCGTCTTCGATGTCTACATCACGACCGACCGATACACATGCGTCGACGCCGCACGCAGCGTTCTCACTCGCGTCGCACCTCTCACCGCAACGGCGAAGCTGCGGACCTGA
- a CDS encoding heavy metal-responsive transcriptional regulator — protein MRIGELAERAGTTSKTLRFYEEQGLLPPADRTPSGYRDYAPDAVARIDFVHRGQAAGLTLAQIRQILDIRDSGHAPCEHVRDLLDARLAEIEQQIAQLTTLHGTIADLRHDAAHPDPDTCSPDQVCRYL, from the coding sequence ATGCGCATCGGAGAACTCGCCGAACGCGCGGGCACCACCTCGAAGACGCTCCGGTTCTACGAAGAGCAGGGACTGCTGCCCCCGGCCGACCGGACGCCATCCGGGTACCGCGACTACGCGCCCGACGCCGTCGCCCGGATCGACTTCGTTCACCGTGGCCAGGCCGCAGGCCTCACCCTCGCCCAGATCCGCCAAATCCTCGACATCCGCGACAGCGGCCACGCGCCCTGCGAGCACGTGCGAGACCTCCTCGACGCGCGCCTGGCCGAGATCGAGCAGCAGATCGCCCAGCTCACCACCCTGCACGGCACCATCGCCGACCTCCGGCACGACGCCGCGCACCCGGACCCCGACACATGCAGCCCAGACCAGGTCTGCCGGTACCTGTAG
- a CDS encoding helix-turn-helix domain-containing protein, whose amino-acid sequence MSANSAAFAHVNGFRWRVGDPTLADSEAHLYDLGVLRSVLEEAVEMAVADARADGVTWAKIGDALGVTHRAVIKRYRKGGAR is encoded by the coding sequence ATGAGCGCCAACTCCGCCGCCTTCGCCCACGTGAACGGCTTCCGCTGGCGTGTGGGCGACCCCACCCTCGCCGACAGCGAAGCGCACCTCTACGACCTCGGCGTGCTCCGCTCCGTGCTGGAGGAGGCCGTCGAGATGGCCGTCGCCGATGCCCGCGCCGACGGGGTGACCTGGGCCAAGATCGGCGACGCCCTCGGCGTCACGCATCGGGCCGTCATCAAGCGTTACCGCAAGGGTGGTGCCCGATGA
- the merA gene encoding mercury(II) reductase, producing the protein MPTKYDLAIIGSGGGAFAAAIRATMLGKSVVMIERGTLGGTCVNTGCVPSKALIAAADARHVAADAADRFPGIATTAGPVDMPALIAGKQALVETMRGEKYADVADSYGWHVRRGDAGFAGTPDAPVLEVTAADGAVETIEAEHYLVATGARPWAPPIDGLDEAGYLTSTTAMDLTEVPESMLVLGGGYVALEQTQLFARLGSQVTVLVRSRLASKEEPEVSRTLQEVFADEGIRVVRRAVPTRVSRDAATGQVVVTADVSGGSQEFRADQVLVALGRRPVTDGLNLDAVGVKTGDSGEVVVSDHLQSSNPRIWAAGDVTGHPEFVYVAAHHGTLVAENAFADADRSVDYSHLPRVTFTGPAIGAVGMTEKEVVAAGIRCDCRVLPLEYVPRAVINRDTRGFIKIVVNADTSEILGLTAVAKDAGELAAAGVHVLGKTIAEVADAWAPYLTMTEGIRIAAKSFTTDPSLLSCCA; encoded by the coding sequence ATGCCTACGAAGTACGATCTCGCCATCATCGGATCGGGCGGCGGAGCGTTCGCCGCCGCGATTCGCGCGACCATGCTCGGGAAGTCGGTGGTGATGATCGAGCGTGGCACGCTCGGCGGCACCTGCGTGAACACGGGCTGCGTGCCGTCGAAGGCCCTCATCGCCGCCGCCGATGCACGGCACGTCGCCGCCGACGCCGCCGACCGGTTCCCGGGGATCGCGACGACGGCAGGCCCAGTGGACATGCCCGCGCTGATCGCCGGGAAGCAGGCGTTGGTCGAGACGATGCGGGGCGAGAAGTACGCCGACGTCGCCGATTCATACGGGTGGCACGTCCGGCGGGGAGACGCCGGGTTCGCGGGCACCCCGGACGCGCCGGTGTTGGAGGTCACCGCCGCAGACGGAGCGGTCGAGACGATCGAGGCCGAGCACTACCTGGTCGCCACCGGTGCGCGGCCGTGGGCTCCGCCGATCGACGGCCTGGACGAGGCCGGGTACCTGACCTCGACCACGGCGATGGACCTGACCGAGGTCCCCGAGTCGATGCTGGTGCTCGGCGGCGGCTACGTCGCCCTGGAGCAGACGCAGCTGTTCGCCCGCCTCGGCTCCCAGGTCACCGTGCTGGTGCGGTCCCGGCTCGCGTCGAAGGAGGAGCCGGAGGTGTCCCGGACACTGCAGGAGGTGTTCGCCGACGAGGGCATCCGGGTGGTCCGCCGCGCGGTGCCGACCCGGGTGTCCCGGGACGCGGCGACCGGGCAGGTCGTGGTTACCGCGGACGTGTCCGGCGGCTCGCAGGAGTTCCGCGCCGACCAGGTGCTCGTCGCCCTCGGACGCCGTCCCGTCACCGACGGCTTGAACCTCGATGCGGTCGGGGTGAAGACCGGGGACTCCGGCGAGGTGGTCGTCTCCGACCATCTGCAGTCGTCGAACCCGCGGATCTGGGCCGCGGGCGACGTGACCGGGCACCCGGAGTTCGTCTACGTCGCGGCCCACCACGGCACCCTCGTCGCCGAGAACGCGTTCGCCGACGCCGACCGGTCCGTCGACTACTCCCATCTGCCGCGGGTGACGTTCACCGGACCGGCGATCGGCGCGGTCGGGATGACCGAGAAGGAGGTCGTCGCCGCGGGGATCCGCTGCGACTGCCGCGTGCTGCCCCTGGAGTATGTGCCCCGGGCGGTGATCAACCGCGACACCCGCGGGTTCATCAAGATCGTCGTGAACGCCGATACGAGCGAGATCCTCGGCCTCACCGCCGTCGCCAAGGACGCCGGGGAACTCGCCGCCGCAGGCGTCCACGTGCTCGGCAAGACCATCGCCGAAGTCGCCGACGCCTGGGCCCCCTACCTGACCATGACCGAAGGCATCCGGATCGCCGCGAAGTCCTTCACCACCGACCCGTCACTGCTCTCGTGCTGCGCATGA
- a CDS encoding LLM class flavin-dependent oxidoreductase, translated as MRYENPLYLAEEAAALDLLSDQRVALGISRGSPEPALSGWEAFGYEDLTEPKAANMAREKFDRFLRAVRGEELAPADPQQFGSGKRLRIEPHSPGLERRIWWGAGSASTAEWAAQQGVNLMSSTLLTEATGAAFGDLQAEQIARYRQAWSAAGHGWTPRVSVSRSIFPITTDLDDLYFGRRGAGQGDQIGIIDDTRSTFGRTYAGEPDKLIEELKADAAIAAADTLMLTIPSQLGVDYNLHILESFAQHVAPALGWAPAG; from the coding sequence ATGCGCTATGAGAACCCGCTCTACCTCGCCGAGGAGGCCGCCGCTCTCGATCTGCTTTCCGACCAGCGAGTGGCGTTGGGCATCAGTCGCGGGTCCCCGGAGCCCGCCCTGAGCGGATGGGAGGCCTTCGGCTACGAGGATCTCACCGAGCCGAAGGCCGCGAACATGGCCAGAGAGAAGTTCGATCGGTTCCTCCGGGCCGTCCGCGGCGAGGAACTTGCCCCGGCCGATCCGCAGCAGTTCGGTTCGGGGAAGCGTCTGCGCATCGAACCGCATTCCCCTGGCCTTGAACGCCGCATCTGGTGGGGAGCCGGGTCCGCCTCCACCGCCGAATGGGCTGCACAGCAGGGTGTGAACCTGATGAGTTCGACTCTGCTCACCGAGGCGACAGGCGCCGCATTCGGAGACCTGCAGGCCGAGCAGATCGCCAGGTACCGTCAGGCATGGAGCGCCGCGGGGCACGGATGGACTCCACGAGTGTCCGTCAGCCGCAGCATCTTCCCGATCACCACCGACCTCGACGACCTCTACTTCGGTCGGCGAGGGGCGGGCCAAGGGGATCAGATCGGCATCATCGACGACACACGGTCGACGTTCGGCCGTACCTACGCGGGCGAACCGGACAAGCTGATCGAAGAGCTCAAGGCCGACGCGGCGATCGCGGCAGCTGATACCCTCATGCTCACCATCCCCAGTCAGCTCGGCGTCGACTACAACCTGCATATCCTCGAGTCCTTTGCCCAGCACGTTGCGCCGGCGCTGGGGTGGGCTCCTGCCGGATAA
- a CDS encoding ABC-2 transporter permease — translation MSAALDRLKQQNGPVQSPQPLGSPETMELLTSILAAVEAQNTRIATLTEQQKKLAGFVKVDSEEQEKQLSAISHQLTSTSPPPESNENSELLAGIASTLAGMSVNLNGESLKGSASKSEAAAKHLDESRAKFERAANGAQKAWRESITQASAEATSAISTARDQAVQSIERAAADAGAVATAKIDAANERAEKIIATTAKLEARQLWSVAASMCLALLPVAVIVAGVWMAVAGLITGAQWALDVDGSVWLGIGRWLVVSMGLAGAGYGLFASVRWVAGLVETWKGRGMPRWPRWR, via the coding sequence ATGAGCGCAGCACTCGACAGGCTGAAGCAGCAGAACGGGCCCGTGCAGTCGCCGCAACCGCTCGGCAGTCCGGAGACGATGGAGCTGTTGACCTCGATCCTCGCCGCCGTCGAGGCGCAGAATACGAGGATCGCCACGCTGACCGAGCAGCAGAAGAAGCTCGCGGGGTTCGTGAAGGTGGACAGCGAGGAGCAGGAGAAGCAGCTCTCCGCGATCTCGCATCAGCTGACCTCAACGTCGCCGCCGCCGGAGTCGAACGAGAACAGCGAACTGCTCGCCGGAATCGCGTCCACTCTCGCGGGTATGAGCGTGAACCTCAACGGGGAGAGTCTGAAGGGCTCAGCCTCTAAGTCCGAGGCTGCCGCCAAGCATCTCGATGAGAGCCGGGCTAAGTTCGAGCGGGCCGCGAACGGTGCGCAGAAGGCCTGGCGGGAGTCGATCACCCAAGCCAGCGCCGAGGCGACGAGCGCGATCAGCACGGCCCGGGATCAGGCTGTGCAGTCGATCGAGAGGGCCGCTGCCGACGCCGGGGCCGTGGCAACAGCCAAGATTGACGCCGCGAACGAGCGGGCCGAAAAGATCATCGCCACAACGGCGAAGCTGGAGGCCCGTCAGCTTTGGTCTGTCGCCGCGTCGATGTGCCTCGCGCTGCTGCCGGTCGCAGTGATCGTCGCGGGTGTTTGGATGGCCGTCGCCGGGCTTATCACGGGCGCTCAGTGGGCCCTCGACGTGGACGGGAGCGTGTGGCTCGGGATCGGTCGCTGGCTCGTGGTCTCCATGGGCCTCGCCGGGGCCGGCTACGGACTCTTCGCGTCCGTCCGCTGGGTCGCCGGTCTCGTGGAGACCTGGAAGGGCCGCGGGATGCCGAGGTGGCCCCGTTGGCGGTGA
- a CDS encoding acyl carrier protein has protein sequence MAFTEAEVLAGLAEIVNEETGLAVEAVEADKSFTDDLDIDSISMMTIVVNAEKKFGVKIPDDDVKDLVTVQDAVDYINKAQEA, from the coding sequence ATGGCATTCACCGAAGCTGAAGTCCTCGCTGGGCTGGCAGAGATCGTCAACGAAGAGACCGGCCTGGCTGTCGAAGCAGTCGAAGCCGACAAGTCGTTCACCGATGACCTCGACATCGACTCCATCTCGATGATGACCATCGTCGTCAACGCCGAGAAGAAGTTCGGCGTGAAGATCCCCGATGACGACGTCAAGGACCTCGTCACCGTTCAGGACGCTGTCGACTACATCAACAAAGCTCAGGAAGCCTGA
- a CDS encoding DUF3145 domain-containing protein codes for MTQGVLFVHSAPRALCPHIEWAAGGAIGAQARFDWTPQPAAPGLVRAEVCWRAPAGSGARIASALRGWDSLRYEVTEEPSAGVDGGRWSHTPDLGIYHAVTDTAGNILVPEDRIRSVMERAAGDPAKFSSEMAIALGEAWDEELDAFRHAGEGAPVRWLTKVG; via the coding sequence ATGACACAGGGCGTACTCTTCGTCCACTCAGCACCTCGTGCGCTGTGCCCTCACATCGAGTGGGCAGCGGGCGGGGCTATCGGCGCACAGGCACGCTTCGACTGGACACCCCAGCCGGCAGCACCGGGCCTCGTGCGCGCAGAAGTCTGCTGGCGCGCGCCTGCAGGCTCCGGAGCTCGTATCGCATCCGCATTGCGCGGTTGGGACTCGCTTCGCTATGAAGTCACCGAGGAACCCTCGGCCGGAGTCGACGGCGGACGCTGGAGCCACACTCCCGATCTGGGCATCTACCACGCAGTGACCGATACCGCCGGCAACATCCTCGTTCCCGAGGACCGCATCCGCTCCGTCATGGAACGCGCTGCAGGCGACCCCGCGAAGTTCTCCTCGGAGATGGCGATCGCCCTCGGCGAGGCCTGGGACGAAGAACTCGACGCATTCCGCCACGCAGGCGAGGGCGCACCGGTGCGCTGGCTCACCAAGGTCGGCTGA
- a CDS encoding MFS transporter, which translates to MTQTQQRILLIGLVPLFMSLLSVSSINVVLPSIAADIDASTSALQWVLTGYALSFGVVLVAAGRAGDVFGRGQLFVIGVGLFGLSSLVAGIAPDPLTLNISRVTMGLGSGFLNPQVVGLLQQYFQGPPRGRAFGLMGTTVGLSVAIGPVLGGALIALFGSDLGWRATFLVNVPFAIASLILARAWLPAGAWRPAVDQDAKNSDSGKDLDPVGVILLGVGVLLILLPFVESSLGWFIWLSLPIGIGMIWVWARWERRYARLGRPPMVDLDLFRIRSFSNGSIIIALYFLGVTSVWVLVAMYMQQGLGHTALAAGMIGLPAALCSAVSADVSGRFVFQIGRRLVVWGIALCLVGLVATIAVVALLSQGIGSEWWMLLTLAFIGTAQGMVISPNQTLTLQEVPLRYAGSSGGVLQTGQRIGTSMGLAIMTALAFSITAVSNWHWGMMGAFVAIAVIVILAGIVGLIEVRRGGPRRA; encoded by the coding sequence ATGACGCAGACGCAGCAGCGCATCCTCCTCATCGGCCTCGTTCCGCTCTTCATGTCCCTGCTGTCGGTGTCCAGCATCAACGTCGTCCTGCCCTCGATCGCTGCTGATATCGACGCCTCCACTTCGGCGCTGCAATGGGTGCTCACCGGTTATGCGCTGTCCTTCGGCGTGGTCCTCGTCGCCGCCGGACGTGCCGGAGACGTCTTCGGACGCGGACAGCTGTTCGTCATCGGAGTCGGTCTGTTCGGACTGTCCTCGCTCGTGGCCGGAATCGCCCCTGATCCGCTGACGCTCAACATCTCCCGAGTGACAATGGGGTTGGGCTCCGGATTCCTCAATCCGCAGGTCGTGGGCCTGCTGCAGCAGTACTTCCAGGGGCCGCCGCGCGGTCGTGCATTCGGGCTGATGGGCACCACCGTCGGTTTGTCGGTGGCCATCGGCCCTGTGCTCGGCGGTGCCCTCATCGCACTCTTCGGCAGCGACCTCGGCTGGAGAGCGACCTTCCTGGTCAATGTCCCCTTCGCCATCGCCTCCCTCATCCTCGCCCGGGCCTGGCTGCCTGCCGGAGCATGGCGACCCGCAGTCGACCAGGATGCGAAGAACTCCGATAGCGGGAAGGATCTCGACCCCGTGGGGGTCATCCTCCTCGGCGTCGGCGTGCTTCTCATCCTTCTGCCCTTCGTCGAATCATCGCTGGGCTGGTTCATCTGGCTGTCCCTGCCGATCGGCATCGGCATGATCTGGGTGTGGGCCCGGTGGGAGCGTCGATACGCGCGTCTGGGCCGTCCCCCGATGGTCGATCTCGATCTCTTCCGCATCCGCAGCTTCAGCAACGGTTCGATCATCATCGCCCTCTACTTCCTCGGCGTCACCAGCGTCTGGGTCCTCGTCGCCATGTACATGCAGCAGGGGCTGGGACACACAGCCCTGGCCGCGGGAATGATCGGTCTGCCGGCCGCGCTGTGCTCGGCGGTCTCAGCCGATGTGTCCGGACGGTTCGTCTTCCAGATCGGGCGCCGCCTCGTTGTCTGGGGGATCGCGCTGTGCCTCGTCGGTCTGGTGGCCACGATCGCCGTCGTCGCGCTGCTGTCCCAGGGCATCGGCAGCGAATGGTGGATGCTGCTGACCCTGGCGTTCATCGGCACCGCGCAGGGCATGGTCATCAGCCCCAATCAGACTCTCACCCTGCAGGAGGTCCCCCTGAGGTACGCCGGGTCCTCGGGAGGAGTGCTCCAGACCGGGCAGCGCATCGGCACTTCGATGGGGCTGGCGATCATGACCGCGCTGGCGTTCTCGATCACCGCGGTGAGCAATTGGCATTGGGGGATGATGGGGGCGTTCGTCGCGATCGCCGTCATCGTCATCCTCGCCGGTATCGTCGGTCTCATCGAGGTTCGCCGAGGCGGTCCCCGCCGGGCTTGA
- a CDS encoding Rep family protein: MVAVAKQENNPTSIGLTQYLDPSYWTWAAEDANGAALLQQGAGAILAYVVQRLEAIGCEVVEAYGIVHDKDEREVWSDTEKTLVVEPKPDHLHAVIKFASRAKSAPLDRLAFGIGVEPQYVEKPGRGRYAFDNMLSYLTHVKYADKHQYAPSEVATVRGPDYLGIDAQRRETWLKGRAHVKKKVVAENFEDMRERVLQGEITRDQIMLTDELFDIYSRHQREIDDALSAYGQRRAYRAAAKLRAGEFSTHVVFVHGDAGIGKTRFATDFITEAINAANAHGERWQVYRAATGNPLDDWRGEEVLLLDDLRASAMDANDWLLLLDPYNASPAKARYKNKGEVAPRLIVITATIEPVEFFYYARQKGNVDEALDQFIRRLASVVKVYRADEINRYLVQHIGRIEPYEWHQCSVPAAAHTPGMYGNAYHRNAGSRELTYGPETSADHDADGAVAELLSGLAVRSPDVPLALIGGAA; this comes from the coding sequence GTGGTCGCCGTGGCTAAGCAGGAGAACAACCCGACGAGCATCGGGCTCACGCAGTACCTCGATCCGTCGTACTGGACCTGGGCCGCCGAGGACGCGAACGGGGCCGCGCTGCTCCAGCAGGGAGCCGGGGCGATCCTCGCCTACGTGGTGCAGCGGCTCGAGGCGATCGGCTGTGAGGTCGTCGAGGCCTACGGCATCGTGCACGACAAGGACGAGCGCGAGGTCTGGAGCGACACCGAGAAGACCCTCGTGGTCGAGCCGAAGCCGGATCACCTGCACGCGGTGATCAAGTTCGCCAGCCGCGCGAAGAGCGCGCCTCTGGATCGGCTCGCGTTTGGCATCGGCGTCGAACCGCAGTACGTCGAGAAGCCCGGTCGCGGGCGGTACGCCTTCGACAACATGCTCTCGTACCTGACGCACGTGAAGTACGCGGACAAGCACCAGTACGCGCCTTCGGAGGTCGCCACGGTGCGCGGGCCGGACTACCTCGGCATCGACGCCCAGCGCCGGGAGACGTGGCTCAAGGGTCGCGCCCACGTGAAGAAGAAGGTCGTCGCCGAGAACTTCGAGGACATGCGCGAGCGCGTGCTCCAGGGCGAGATCACGCGCGATCAGATCATGCTTACCGATGAACTGTTCGACATCTACTCGCGGCATCAGCGGGAGATCGACGATGCCCTGTCCGCCTACGGTCAACGCCGCGCGTACCGGGCGGCGGCGAAGCTCCGCGCCGGTGAGTTCTCGACGCACGTGGTATTCGTGCACGGGGATGCCGGTATCGGCAAGACCCGGTTCGCCACGGACTTCATCACCGAGGCGATCAACGCGGCGAACGCCCACGGCGAGCGGTGGCAGGTCTACCGGGCCGCCACGGGGAACCCCCTCGATGACTGGCGCGGGGAGGAAGTGCTGCTGCTCGACGATCTGCGCGCCTCGGCGATGGACGCGAACGACTGGCTGCTGCTGCTCGATCCGTACAACGCCTCCCCGGCGAAGGCGCGCTATAAGAACAAGGGCGAGGTGGCCCCGCGTCTCATCGTCATCACGGCGACGATCGAGCCCGTCGAGTTCTTCTACTACGCCCGTCAGAAGGGCAACGTGGACGAGGCGCTGGACCAGTTCATCCGCCGCCTGGCCTCGGTCGTGAAGGTCTACCGTGCCGACGAGATCAACCGCTACCTCGTGCAGCACATTGGAAGGATCGAGCCCTACGAGTGGCATCAGTGCAGCGTTCCGGCCGCCGCGCACACGCCCGGCATGTACGGGAACGCGTACCACCGGAACGCCGGGTCGCGGGAACTGACCTACGGTCCGGAGACCTCGGCCGACCACGACGCGGACGGCGCGGTCGCGGAGCTGCTGAGCGGGCTCGCCGTGCGGAGTCCGGACGTGCCGCTGGCACTGATCGGAGGTGCCGCATGA
- a CDS encoding beta-ketoacyl-[acyl-carrier-protein] synthase family protein, protein MTSKVVVTGIGAVTPLGATVDATWEAILAGQSGVHTMDNDWSEKYGLAVDFAAQVDPQVVPDNLKRVQAKRLDPSSQFALISAREAMADAGLEETDPERTAVSWATGIGGVWTLLDAWDTLQEEGPRRVMPLTVPMLMPNGPAAAIGMEFKARAGVQTLVSACASSTESLGHAYDVLNSGKADIIIAGGSEAAIHPITLASFNSMQALSRRSDSPETASRPYDIDRDGFVMGEGAGTLILETEEHAKARGAKIYAEVASWGISNDAYHITGGEPEGKHALAAMQQALDAGGLTAADIKHVNAHATSTPVGDIPESLAISELLGDNVSDALVSATKSMTGHLLGGTGAVEAILTVKALQTRTAPPTINIDEVDPKVKGINIVRDTPQELPAGDIAAITNSFGFGGHNAVVAFRSV, encoded by the coding sequence ATGACATCTAAAGTTGTCGTCACCGGAATCGGTGCGGTAACCCCCCTGGGCGCGACTGTCGATGCCACTTGGGAAGCCATCCTGGCAGGTCAATCCGGCGTTCACACAATGGACAACGATTGGTCGGAGAAGTACGGCCTCGCCGTGGACTTCGCAGCGCAGGTCGACCCACAGGTCGTGCCCGACAACCTCAAGCGGGTTCAGGCCAAGCGCCTCGACCCCTCGAGCCAATTCGCTCTCATCTCCGCTCGTGAAGCCATGGCCGACGCCGGCCTCGAGGAGACCGATCCGGAACGCACCGCTGTCTCCTGGGCCACTGGCATCGGCGGAGTCTGGACTCTGCTCGATGCTTGGGACACCCTCCAGGAGGAAGGCCCGCGCCGGGTCATGCCCCTGACCGTTCCCATGCTCATGCCCAATGGGCCCGCGGCCGCGATCGGAATGGAGTTCAAGGCCCGCGCCGGGGTCCAGACCCTGGTCTCCGCCTGCGCATCATCGACCGAGAGCCTCGGCCACGCCTATGACGTTCTCAATTCGGGCAAGGCCGACATCATCATCGCCGGTGGTTCCGAAGCCGCGATCCACCCGATCACCCTCGCCTCGTTCAATTCGATGCAGGCGCTGTCGCGTCGCTCCGATTCGCCCGAGACCGCCTCGCGTCCCTACGACATCGACCGTGACGGCTTCGTCATGGGCGAAGGCGCGGGCACGCTGATCCTCGAGACCGAGGAGCATGCGAAGGCTCGTGGAGCGAAGATCTACGCCGAGGTGGCCAGCTGGGGCATCTCGAACGACGCCTACCACATCACCGGCGGAGAGCCCGAGGGCAAGCACGCGCTGGCTGCCATGCAGCAGGCACTCGACGCCGGCGGCCTCACCGCGGCCGACATCAAGCACGTCAACGCACACGCCACATCGACTCCAGTCGGTGACATTCCGGAATCGCTGGCCATCAGCGAACTGCTCGGCGACAACGTCTCCGATGCACTGGTCTCGGCCACGAAATCGATGACCGGCCACCTCCTCGGTGGTACCGGTGCCGTCGAAGCGATCCTCACGGTCAAGGCGCTGCAGACTCGCACCGCTCCCCCGACCATCAACATCGACGAGGTCGACCCGAAGGTCAAGGGAATCAACATCGTCCGTGACACTCCCCAGGAGCTGCCGGCGGGCGATATCGCAGCGATCACGAACTCGTTCGGCTTCGGCGGTCACAACGCCGTCGTCGCGTTCCGCTCCGTCTGA